Proteins found in one Synechococcus sp. LA31 genomic segment:
- a CDS encoding DUF697 domain-containing protein, with product MAQPLQCMALPPPPLRSPSTAERCELLLGEWRSGLRLSDRERSALGPDLQGLDQQLLALQQRRLRVAVFGRVGVGKSSLLNALMEEQAFATDVAHGCTRRQQRRPWGVRIPGLAGVDLVDTPGIDEIAARARQRLAARVAMGADLVLLVLDSDLTTPEAEALEPLLAAGKPVLLVLNRIDCWPEDQRDTLISSIRRRLPPAHRDLDLLPVASAPRRATVLADGRVRSEPMPPQVAPLRRALLQLLGHHGALLLGLNGLRAADRFAQRLHQWRLRRGKDGAQALIGRYAALKATGVAANPLLLLDLAGGIALDTALVVQLCELYGLELGGGGARTLLTRLSAQNALLGGTQVGIQLLLGGLRQVLLLAAPLSGGLSLAPAAPVALAQAALAVHTTRLTGRLAAAELLRSAERGRLRPASLLRRLAHQDPQARAWLQQWQEKSSRPAALKPLLP from the coding sequence ATGGCACAACCGCTTCAATGCATGGCGTTACCACCGCCGCCTTTGCGTTCCCCCTCCACCGCTGAGCGCTGTGAGCTGCTGCTGGGCGAGTGGCGCAGTGGGCTGCGGCTGAGCGACCGCGAGCGCAGCGCTCTGGGCCCAGACCTCCAAGGGCTTGATCAGCAGTTGCTGGCGTTGCAACAGCGGCGCCTGCGCGTGGCGGTGTTTGGCCGGGTGGGTGTGGGCAAATCCAGCCTGCTGAACGCACTGATGGAGGAGCAAGCCTTTGCCACCGATGTGGCCCATGGCTGCACCCGACGTCAGCAGAGGCGCCCCTGGGGCGTTCGCATCCCAGGCCTGGCGGGGGTGGATCTGGTGGACACCCCCGGCATCGATGAGATCGCTGCCCGGGCCCGGCAGCGTCTAGCGGCCCGGGTGGCCATGGGAGCGGATCTGGTGCTGCTGGTGCTCGACAGCGACCTCACGACACCGGAAGCTGAGGCTCTGGAGCCATTGTTGGCTGCGGGCAAGCCGGTGCTGCTAGTGCTCAACCGGATCGATTGCTGGCCAGAGGATCAACGCGACACCCTGATCAGCAGCATCCGCCGGCGCCTCCCACCAGCCCACCGCGATCTGGATCTTTTGCCGGTGGCCTCGGCGCCGCGGCGGGCCACGGTGTTAGCCGATGGCCGCGTGCGCAGTGAACCGATGCCGCCCCAGGTGGCGCCGCTGCGCCGGGCCCTGCTCCAGCTGCTTGGTCATCACGGCGCGCTGCTCCTGGGGCTCAACGGTCTGCGGGCGGCTGATCGCTTCGCCCAGCGGCTGCACCAGTGGCGGCTGCGGCGTGGCAAAGACGGCGCCCAGGCTCTGATCGGCCGCTACGCCGCGCTCAAGGCCACGGGTGTGGCCGCCAATCCCTTACTGCTGTTGGATCTCGCCGGCGGCATTGCGCTCGACACCGCCCTGGTGGTGCAGCTCTGCGAGCTCTACGGCCTGGAGCTGGGTGGCGGCGGTGCCCGCACCCTGCTCACGCGGCTGTCAGCCCAGAACGCCCTGCTTGGAGGCACCCAGGTGGGCATCCAACTGCTGCTGGGTGGCCTGCGCCAGGTGTTGCTGCTCGCCGCTCCCCTGAGCGGGGGCCTGAGCCTGGCGCCAGCGGCGCCGGTGGCCCTGGCCCAGGCGGCGCTAGCCGTGCACACCACCCGGCTCACCGGCCGACTAGCCGCCGCCGAACTGCTGCGGAGCGCCGAACGGGGCCGGCTGCGCCCCGCGTCGCTGCTGCGGCGACTGGCCCACCAAGACCCTCAGGCCCGGGCCTGGCTGCAGCAATGGCAGGAGAAAAGCAGCCGGCCTGCAGCCCTGAAACCGCTGCTGCCATGA
- a CDS encoding aminopeptidase P N-terminal domain-containing protein: MLISPAVYAERRARFFQALGGAAAVLPAAPLVTHHADCEWPFRQNSDFWYLTGFDEPDAVALFLPHRPEGERFVLFVNPKEPSAEVWNGFRWGCEGAVAQFGADLAHPRSELAQRLPEYLSGAEGIAFRVGKHAAVEPLVLQAWAGQLDRAPRSGAAALGLVAPCPLLHALRLRKSPEELDRMREAARISAEAHELARQVARPGLNERQVQAVIEQHFLEQGARGAAYNSIVAGGDNACVLHYTSNNAQLRDGDLLLIDAGCSLNDYYNGDITRTFPINGHFTGEQRALYELVLAAQEAAVAAVAPGQTAEGVHETAVRVLVQGLVDLGLLAGEIDGIIEQGAYRHLYMHRTGHWLGLDVHDVGAYRLGEHHNALEPGMVLTVEPGLYVSDRLAVPEGQPAIEDRWKGIGIRIEDDVAVTEHSHENLTASALKAPAAMER; encoded by the coding sequence ATGCTGATCAGCCCAGCCGTGTACGCCGAGCGCCGCGCCCGTTTCTTCCAGGCTCTCGGTGGTGCCGCCGCGGTGCTGCCCGCGGCCCCGCTGGTGACCCACCATGCCGATTGCGAGTGGCCGTTCCGCCAGAACAGCGACTTCTGGTATCTCACCGGCTTCGATGAGCCCGATGCAGTGGCGTTGTTCCTGCCGCACAGGCCTGAAGGGGAGCGCTTTGTGCTGTTCGTGAACCCCAAGGAGCCGAGCGCCGAGGTGTGGAACGGTTTTCGCTGGGGGTGTGAAGGCGCGGTGGCGCAGTTTGGCGCGGATCTGGCCCATCCCCGCAGCGAGCTGGCCCAGCGCCTGCCGGAGTACCTGAGCGGTGCTGAAGGCATCGCCTTTCGGGTGGGCAAGCATGCAGCGGTGGAGCCGCTGGTGCTGCAGGCTTGGGCCGGCCAGCTAGATCGCGCGCCCCGCAGCGGGGCTGCTGCTTTGGGGCTGGTGGCTCCCTGCCCACTGCTGCACGCGCTGCGGCTGCGCAAGAGTCCCGAGGAGCTGGATCGCATGCGCGAGGCGGCTCGCATCTCGGCGGAGGCCCATGAGCTCGCGCGCCAGGTGGCGCGGCCTGGATTGAACGAGCGCCAGGTGCAGGCGGTGATCGAGCAGCACTTCCTGGAGCAGGGCGCCCGCGGCGCGGCGTACAACTCGATCGTGGCCGGAGGCGATAACGCTTGCGTGTTGCACTACACCTCGAATAACGCCCAGTTGCGCGATGGCGACCTGCTCCTGATCGATGCCGGCTGCTCCCTGAACGACTACTACAACGGAGACATCACCCGCACCTTCCCGATTAACGGCCACTTCACTGGCGAGCAGCGGGCCCTCTACGAGCTGGTGCTCGCGGCCCAAGAGGCCGCCGTGGCCGCTGTGGCACCGGGACAAACCGCTGAAGGCGTGCATGAGACAGCCGTACGCGTGCTGGTGCAGGGCCTTGTGGATCTAGGGCTTCTGGCCGGCGAGATCGACGGAATCATCGAGCAGGGTGCCTACCGCCACCTCTACATGCATCGCACCGGCCATTGGCTAGGCCTCGATGTGCACGATGTGGGCGCCTATCGCCTCGGTGAGCACCACAACGCGCTCGAGCCCGGCATGGTGCTCACCGTTGAACCGGGTTTGTATGTGAGCGATCGCCTGGCGGTACCTGAGGGGCAGCCTGCGATTGAGGACCGCTGGAAGGGCATTGGGATCCGCATCGAAGATGACGTAGCGGTGACCGAGCACAGCCACGAAAACCTCACGGCTTCGGCACTCAAGGCCCCGGCAGCGATGGAGCGCTAG